From a single Pseudalkalibacillus hwajinpoensis genomic region:
- the coaBC gene encoding bifunctional phosphopantothenoylcysteine decarboxylase/phosphopantothenate--cysteine ligase CoaBC, protein MSLKGKKILLCVSGGIAVFKAAALTSKLFQTGAEVKVLMTDSATEFVTPLTFQTLSRNDVYKDTFEEKDPGSVAHIDLADWADLVLIAPATANMIGKLANGIADDMMSTTLLATQAPVWVAPAMNVHMYDHPAVKKNMNVLRSFGCHFLEPGEGLLACGYVGKGRMAEPEDILSTLHIYFNSPSDLEGKKIVVTAGPTREPIDPVRYFTNYSSGKMGFALAEEAAKRGAEVTLITGPVSLSTPERVERIDVVTADEMYHEVMAAAENADVLIMAAAVADYRPAYIASEKVKKSEGSMAIEMERTKDILWTLGQMKTNQILVGFAAESERLDEFAQKKLEKKNLDLICANNIKSEGAGFDKDTNIMTLLRRDGERLELPLQSKHDAANRILDEVIRLDVTRK, encoded by the coding sequence ATGAGTCTCAAAGGGAAAAAGATTCTTCTGTGTGTTAGTGGAGGTATTGCTGTTTTTAAGGCGGCAGCGTTGACGAGTAAATTGTTTCAAACAGGGGCGGAAGTAAAGGTGTTAATGACCGATTCGGCCACTGAGTTTGTGACACCGTTAACTTTTCAAACATTGTCAAGAAATGATGTTTATAAAGATACATTTGAAGAAAAAGATCCAGGTTCCGTTGCACATATTGATCTTGCTGACTGGGCTGATCTTGTGTTGATTGCCCCAGCTACTGCGAATATGATCGGAAAGCTAGCAAATGGAATAGCAGACGATATGATGTCAACGACGTTACTTGCTACACAGGCACCTGTATGGGTTGCGCCAGCGATGAATGTTCACATGTACGATCACCCTGCGGTGAAGAAGAACATGAATGTGCTAAGGTCGTTCGGTTGTCATTTTCTTGAACCCGGTGAAGGATTGCTGGCATGTGGCTATGTCGGAAAGGGACGAATGGCTGAGCCGGAGGACATCCTTTCAACGCTTCATATCTACTTCAACAGCCCGAGTGATCTTGAAGGAAAAAAAATTGTCGTTACGGCAGGTCCAACAAGAGAACCCATTGATCCGGTCCGCTATTTTACAAACTACTCCTCTGGCAAAATGGGCTTTGCGCTTGCTGAAGAAGCTGCAAAGCGAGGGGCTGAGGTTACGTTAATTACAGGTCCTGTATCATTGTCAACACCCGAACGCGTCGAGCGAATCGATGTGGTTACGGCAGATGAAATGTATCATGAAGTTATGGCAGCTGCTGAGAACGCAGATGTGCTGATTATGGCAGCTGCAGTAGCTGATTATCGACCAGCCTACATAGCTTCTGAAAAAGTAAAGAAATCAGAGGGTTCTATGGCTATAGAAATGGAGCGGACAAAGGATATTTTGTGGACGCTCGGGCAAATGAAAACAAATCAAATTCTCGTAGGCTTTGCAGCTGAATCAGAGCGATTAGATGAGTTTGCACAGAAGAAGCTTGAAAAGAAAAACCTTGATCTTATCTGTGCCAATAACATTAAATCGGAAGGGGCCGGATTTGATAAAGACACGAATATCATGACGCTGTTAAGAAGAGATGGCGAGCGATTGGAGCTTCCTCTTCAATCGAAGCATGATGCCGCAAACCGTATTCTTGATGAAGTCATTCGATTGGACGTGACGCGTAAATGA
- the rpoZ gene encoding DNA-directed RNA polymerase subunit omega, producing MILYPSIDSLMDRIDSKYTLATLSAKRARVIQQTGNVYVDRPQSVKAVGKALEEVMDGKLLADGMIED from the coding sequence ATGATTTTATATCCATCGATTGATTCACTAATGGACAGAATTGATTCAAAATACACGCTTGCAACGCTTTCGGCTAAGAGAGCGCGCGTTATTCAACAGACGGGTAACGTGTACGTTGACCGTCCACAGTCAGTAAAAGCTGTCGGTAAAGCACTTGAAGAAGTAATGGACGGCAAACTACTTGCTGATGGAATGATAGAAGATTGA
- the gmk gene encoding guanylate kinase, with amino-acid sequence MEKERGLLIVLSGPSGVGKGTVRKAFMQDAEEVQYSISVTTRKPREGEVNGVDYFFKSREEFESMIEDNKLLEFAQYVGNYYGTPVDYVEETLQSGRDVLLEIEVQGAKQVRKHFPEGAFIFLMPPSLSELRNRIVNRGTESNDLIDNRMGVAKEEIELIDQYDYIVENDQVELACERIHAIITAEHLRRDRLAHKYKNVTEVK; translated from the coding sequence ATGGAAAAAGAACGGGGATTGTTAATTGTTCTTTCTGGCCCTTCAGGCGTTGGAAAAGGAACAGTAAGGAAAGCATTCATGCAGGATGCAGAGGAAGTACAGTATTCCATCTCTGTCACAACACGTAAACCGCGTGAGGGTGAAGTGAATGGAGTTGATTACTTTTTTAAATCACGCGAAGAATTTGAGAGTATGATTGAAGATAATAAACTGCTTGAGTTTGCTCAATATGTTGGAAACTATTACGGAACGCCTGTTGATTATGTTGAAGAGACGTTACAGTCTGGAAGAGATGTGCTCCTTGAAATTGAAGTCCAGGGTGCGAAGCAAGTTCGTAAGCATTTTCCGGAAGGAGCTTTTATCTTCCTTATGCCCCCTAGCTTAAGTGAACTAAGAAATCGGATCGTCAACCGTGGTACGGAATCGAATGATTTGATAGATAACCGTATGGGTGTCGCGAAAGAAGAAATTGAATTGATTGATCAATACGATTATATCGTTGAAAATGATCAAGTCGAGTTAGCCTGTGAGCGAATTCATGCTATTATTACAGCTGAGCACCTTAGACGTGATCGTCTTGCCCATAAATATAAGAATGTAACGGAGGTTAAATAA
- the remA gene encoding extracellular matrix/biofilm regulator RemA, which translates to MSIKLINIGFGNIVNANRIVSIVSPESAPIKRIITVARDRNMLVDATYGRRTRAVIISDSDHVILSAVQPETVAQRLVNKDELSDE; encoded by the coding sequence ATGAGTATTAAATTAATCAATATCGGGTTTGGTAACATCGTAAACGCCAACCGGATAGTCTCAATTGTTAGTCCAGAATCGGCACCAATTAAACGAATTATTACTGTTGCAAGAGATCGCAATATGCTTGTGGATGCAACATACGGTCGAAGAACACGCGCTGTCATTATTTCTGACAGTGACCATGTGATTCTTTCGGCGGTCCAACCTGAAACGGTAGCTCAACGTCTTGTTAATAAAGACGAGCTGTCAGACGAGTAA
- a CDS encoding YicC/YloC family endoribonuclease produces MSKSMTGYGRASCERNDIQLTIEVKSINHRYFDGSFRMPKALLHLESKMKTAIQRYVNRGKIDVYLTIDGAGFSSSVVKPDWHLLDQYITVLRQAAERYSLKDDVSVASLLSLDDAFCVQKKEIGIEQMEELIFETLDQAVKSLVEMRCNEGKALNRDIQVKLTGMEEEIAAISHLSEQVPIAFEKRIRSRLEGFKELEEVDEGRILAEVAVLADKASIDEEIIRLRSHLTQFHDILTSDGVVGRKLDFLVQEINRELNTIGSKSSHHKISQHVVDLKSEVEKIREQVQNIE; encoded by the coding sequence ATGAGTAAAAGCATGACTGGATATGGAAGAGCATCATGTGAACGGAATGATATTCAGCTAACGATTGAAGTTAAATCGATAAATCATCGTTACTTTGATGGGTCATTTCGCATGCCCAAAGCTTTATTGCATTTAGAAAGTAAAATGAAGACAGCCATTCAGCGCTATGTAAATCGAGGGAAAATCGACGTTTACCTTACGATCGATGGGGCGGGATTTTCTTCGAGTGTCGTAAAGCCGGATTGGCATCTGCTCGATCAGTACATAACCGTTTTAAGGCAGGCAGCCGAACGCTACAGTCTTAAAGATGATGTCTCTGTTGCTTCGTTACTTAGCCTGGACGATGCCTTCTGTGTACAGAAGAAAGAAATAGGTATCGAACAGATGGAAGAATTGATTTTTGAAACACTTGATCAAGCAGTTAAGTCATTAGTTGAAATGAGATGTAATGAAGGAAAGGCCCTTAATCGAGATATTCAAGTGAAACTTACGGGGATGGAAGAGGAGATTGCAGCTATTTCTCATCTTTCCGAACAAGTACCCATCGCTTTTGAAAAGCGAATACGAAGCAGGCTTGAAGGGTTTAAGGAGCTTGAGGAAGTAGACGAAGGGCGGATTCTAGCAGAAGTTGCTGTTCTTGCTGATAAGGCAAGTATCGATGAAGAAATCATCAGGCTCCGTAGTCATCTAACCCAATTCCATGATATTCTTACTAGTGATGGTGTCGTAGGGAGGAAACTTGATTTCTTAGTACAGGAAATCAATCGGGAGCTGAATACTATCGGTTCAAAGTCTTCACACCATAAGATCAGTCAACATGTCGTTGATCTTAAAAGCGAAGTGGAAAAGATTCGTGAACAGGTTCAAAATATTGAATAA
- a CDS encoding calcium-translocating P-type ATPase, SERCA-type, with protein MNWYNMTKREVAEELEADVDVGMTSDEAVRRRKAFGPNQLDEAERPSMILMFLAQFKDFMVVVLLAATLISGLLGEYLDAIAIILIILVNGILGFVQERKAEKSLQALKQLSSPKMKVLRNAQWVTIQAREAVIGDIVRLESGDRIGADVRLLTCQDLLIEESALTGESLPVLKHPEPIIDNDPGPGDQPNMGFMGTLVTKGRGTGIITATGMKTEMGKIAHLIQSADTMETPLQHRLEQLGKILIAAALLLTAMVVVLGIIQGRDVYSMFLAGVSLAVAAIPEGLPAIVTIALAIGMQKMSNRKAIVRKLPSVETLGCATVICSDKTGTLTQNKMMVTKLWAGGETWDVTGSGYSPYGDFFKGKTRVYSDEERSLKQLLTFGLLCSNASVVERNGEYLLDGDPTEGALVAAAMKAGLTNEIREEEFTIIQEFPFDSNRKMMSIVVEDSAGKRFVIAKGAPDIVLKQCESVLWNERKASLRKSYEREIQDQLASFGEMALRTIAVAYKPIQNEDNMLHSVQAESRLTFVGLEGMIDPPREEVKQAVADCKTAGIKTIMITGDHVTTATAIARNLGILPERGRVMEGSKLSSLTVEELENQVEDTYVFARVSPEHKLKIVKALQNKGHIVAMTGDGVNDAPAIKAANIGISMGQSGTDVAKEASSLILSDDNFATIRAAVEEGRNIYENIRKFIRYLLASNVGEILVMLFAILLMLPLPLVPIQILWVNLVTDGLPAMALGLDPAEGNVMNRDPRKPKEGVFARGLGWKIISRGIMIGACTLAAFMICYSENPNDLVKAQTVAFATLVLAQLIHVFDCRSERSVFHRNPFENKALVLAVLSSIGLLVGVIYYEPLQPIFHTTYLSMREWMLILVFSSIPTFLLAGAALFKKNNSIHRG; from the coding sequence ATGAACTGGTATAACATGACTAAACGAGAGGTAGCAGAAGAATTAGAGGCGGATGTAGACGTTGGCATGACCTCGGATGAGGCTGTTCGGAGAAGAAAAGCCTTCGGACCGAATCAGCTTGATGAGGCGGAACGACCATCTATGATTTTGATGTTCTTAGCTCAGTTTAAGGATTTTATGGTCGTTGTGCTGCTTGCCGCAACGCTTATTTCAGGGTTGCTTGGTGAATATCTGGATGCCATTGCTATTATCCTGATTATCCTCGTAAATGGGATTCTCGGTTTCGTACAGGAAAGAAAAGCAGAAAAGTCCCTTCAGGCGTTGAAGCAATTGTCCTCACCAAAAATGAAAGTTCTTCGGAATGCTCAGTGGGTAACAATCCAAGCACGGGAAGCTGTTATAGGGGATATTGTGCGTCTGGAAAGTGGCGACAGAATCGGAGCGGATGTACGGCTTCTTACCTGTCAGGATCTGCTCATTGAAGAATCAGCGCTTACTGGAGAGTCACTCCCCGTCCTCAAACATCCTGAGCCCATAATAGATAATGACCCTGGCCCCGGCGATCAACCTAACATGGGGTTTATGGGAACTCTTGTTACAAAGGGAAGAGGCACAGGGATCATCACGGCCACTGGTATGAAAACAGAAATGGGTAAAATTGCCCATTTGATACAATCGGCAGATACGATGGAAACACCGCTTCAGCACCGACTTGAACAGCTGGGAAAAATTCTAATTGCGGCCGCCTTGCTTTTAACGGCAATGGTTGTTGTCCTTGGTATCATTCAGGGCCGTGATGTGTATAGTATGTTTTTAGCAGGCGTCTCACTTGCGGTTGCAGCAATCCCTGAAGGATTGCCAGCCATTGTAACAATTGCTTTAGCGATTGGTATGCAGAAGATGAGTAATCGGAAAGCGATTGTGAGAAAGCTCCCGTCCGTTGAAACGCTCGGATGTGCAACGGTGATTTGCTCCGACAAAACAGGTACGCTGACACAAAATAAAATGATGGTGACGAAGCTATGGGCCGGTGGAGAAACATGGGATGTGACCGGGTCAGGTTATTCGCCATACGGTGACTTCTTTAAAGGGAAGACGCGTGTTTATTCTGATGAAGAGCGTTCATTAAAACAACTGTTAACATTTGGCTTGCTATGCAGTAACGCTAGTGTCGTTGAGCGGAATGGAGAATACCTTCTTGATGGCGATCCTACAGAGGGAGCACTAGTGGCCGCTGCGATGAAAGCTGGTTTGACAAATGAGATTAGGGAAGAAGAGTTTACGATTATTCAGGAGTTCCCGTTTGATTCGAATCGGAAAATGATGAGTATCGTAGTGGAAGATTCCGCGGGCAAGCGCTTTGTGATTGCCAAAGGGGCACCGGATATCGTACTCAAACAATGCGAGTCTGTTCTCTGGAATGAAAGAAAGGCTTCGCTCCGAAAAAGCTATGAACGAGAGATTCAGGATCAACTTGCATCGTTTGGGGAAATGGCGCTTAGAACAATAGCTGTCGCTTATAAACCGATTCAAAACGAAGACAATATGCTTCACAGTGTTCAAGCAGAGTCAAGACTGACATTCGTAGGCTTAGAAGGGATGATTGATCCTCCCCGGGAAGAAGTGAAACAGGCTGTCGCTGACTGTAAAACGGCTGGAATTAAAACGATTATGATAACGGGTGACCATGTCACAACGGCAACTGCTATCGCTCGTAACCTTGGGATATTACCGGAGCGAGGGCGGGTGATGGAAGGGAGCAAACTTTCTTCGTTAACAGTTGAAGAGCTTGAAAATCAAGTAGAAGATACGTATGTTTTCGCTCGGGTATCACCTGAGCATAAGTTGAAAATCGTAAAAGCTCTTCAAAATAAAGGTCATATTGTAGCGATGACGGGAGATGGGGTAAACGATGCTCCTGCAATCAAAGCAGCGAATATTGGTATCTCAATGGGGCAATCAGGAACCGATGTTGCAAAAGAAGCCTCATCTCTTATTCTAAGTGATGATAATTTCGCGACAATACGTGCAGCGGTTGAAGAAGGACGGAATATTTACGAAAACATAAGGAAATTTATCCGTTACTTACTGGCTTCAAACGTGGGTGAAATCCTCGTGATGCTGTTTGCGATTCTCTTAATGCTGCCGCTCCCCCTCGTCCCTATTCAGATACTCTGGGTGAATCTAGTAACAGATGGACTGCCAGCAATGGCACTTGGGCTTGATCCAGCAGAGGGCAATGTGATGAATAGGGATCCGAGGAAACCAAAAGAAGGCGTGTTTGCAAGAGGGCTTGGTTGGAAAATCATTTCACGTGGAATTATGATAGGAGCGTGTACACTCGCCGCCTTTATGATCTGTTATAGCGAAAATCCAAATGATCTCGTTAAAGCACAAACAGTTGCCTTCGCTACGCTTGTTCTTGCCCAGTTGATTCATGTATTTGACTGTAGAAGCGAACGATCTGTGTTTCACCGCAATCCATTTGAAAATAAAGCACTTGTTTTAGCCGTGCTTTCGTCAATAGGATTATTGGTAGGGGTCATTTACTATGAGCCATTGCAGCCTATTTTCCATACGACTTATTTATCGATGAGAGAATGGATGTTAATTCTTGTTTTCTCAAGTATTCCTACGTTTCTACTTGCCGGGGCTGCATTATTCAAGAAAAATAATAGCATCCACAGAGGATGA
- a CDS encoding Rqc2 family fibronectin-binding protein yields the protein MSFDGMVMRAVAHETNELLKGGRVTKIYQPYATDLMLVIRSGGKNHQLLLSANPSYARVQITGESYANPKEPPMFCMLLRKHLEGSIVEEIKQIDNERILHVTFKARNDLGDLTKRTLIAEIMGRHSNVILLNESDMILDSIKHLSPAVNRHRTVLPGQDYIAPPAQNKISPFSLSADDLLRQIDFNAGKLSSQIVQAFGGVSPLIAKEVVHRAGLATRKTLPEAFFTIFNALEEHAYTPQMVTSQKEYFSVVELTHLVGETRSFDSASKLLDRFYYGKADRDRVKQQSNDLERFLSNELKKNEKKIEKLTRTIQQAQEADKYQLLGELLTANMHIVKRGDKKVEVLNYYDENGGTVVIELNPQKSPSDNAQQYFKKYNKAKNSIFVLEDQIEKSHQEITYLEQLIQQLTSASPRDIEEIREELEEEGYIKKRSHKKKSKPTKPKLDTYESSDGTEILVGKNNKQNEYLTNKLAARSETWLHTKDIPGSHVVIRSTDYSEETLLEAANLAAYFSKARESGSVPVDYTEVRHVKKPNGAKPGFVTYDQQNTLYVTPDQDLIFKMKK from the coding sequence ATGTCTTTTGACGGAATGGTTATGAGAGCCGTTGCGCATGAAACAAATGAATTATTAAAAGGTGGACGAGTAACGAAGATTTATCAGCCGTATGCAACTGATTTGATGCTCGTGATTCGCTCAGGTGGGAAAAACCATCAGCTCCTTCTCTCTGCTAATCCTTCTTACGCAAGAGTGCAAATTACAGGAGAATCGTATGCAAACCCGAAGGAACCACCAATGTTCTGCATGCTTTTAAGGAAACACCTCGAAGGTAGTATTGTAGAGGAAATTAAACAGATTGATAATGAAAGGATTCTTCACGTTACGTTTAAAGCTCGAAACGATCTCGGCGATTTAACAAAACGCACATTAATTGCAGAAATTATGGGACGTCATAGTAACGTGATTCTTCTGAATGAATCTGACATGATTCTTGATAGCATTAAACATCTTTCTCCTGCCGTAAATAGGCATAGAACAGTGCTTCCCGGGCAGGATTATATTGCACCACCCGCACAGAACAAAATTTCACCATTCAGTTTGAGCGCTGATGACTTATTAAGGCAGATCGACTTTAATGCCGGAAAGCTCAGCAGCCAGATTGTTCAGGCTTTTGGGGGCGTATCACCACTGATCGCAAAGGAAGTAGTGCATCGCGCTGGCCTTGCTACTCGTAAAACATTGCCAGAAGCCTTTTTCACTATTTTCAATGCGCTTGAGGAACACGCGTACACTCCGCAGATGGTCACTTCCCAAAAGGAATACTTCTCGGTTGTGGAATTAACCCACCTTGTTGGTGAAACACGCTCATTCGACTCTGCGAGTAAACTGCTTGACCGTTTTTATTACGGTAAAGCCGATCGTGACAGGGTTAAACAGCAGTCCAATGATCTTGAACGATTCCTCTCTAATGAATTGAAGAAGAATGAGAAGAAAATTGAAAAGCTTACTAGAACAATCCAACAGGCACAAGAGGCAGATAAGTATCAGCTTCTTGGCGAGCTACTGACTGCCAACATGCACATAGTGAAGCGTGGTGATAAGAAGGTTGAGGTTCTGAACTATTATGATGAAAATGGCGGAACTGTTGTTATCGAATTAAACCCTCAAAAATCACCATCGGATAATGCACAGCAGTATTTTAAGAAGTACAATAAAGCAAAGAATTCTATTTTTGTACTTGAAGATCAAATCGAGAAGTCCCATCAGGAGATTACTTACCTTGAACAATTGATCCAGCAGTTAACATCTGCTTCCCCACGTGACATCGAGGAAATTCGCGAGGAGCTTGAGGAAGAAGGCTACATTAAGAAACGCTCACATAAGAAGAAATCAAAACCAACAAAGCCGAAGCTTGATACGTATGAATCATCAGACGGTACGGAAATACTAGTTGGTAAGAACAATAAACAGAACGAGTATTTAACGAATAAGCTTGCAGCTAGAAGTGAAACGTGGCTTCATACAAAAGATATACCAGGGTCACACGTTGTGATTCGAAGCACCGATTACTCTGAGGAAACACTTCTAGAAGCTGCAAACCTCGCAGCCTACTTCAGCAAAGCGCGTGAATCCGGCTCCGTTCCAGTCGATTATACGGAAGTTCGGCACGTGAAAAAGCCAAATGGTGCGAAACCAGGCTTTGTAACTTACGATCAGCAGAACACTCTTTACGTAACACCGGATCAGGATCTGATTTTCAAAATGAAAAAATAA